A part of Leifsonia xyli subsp. xyli str. CTCB07 genomic DNA contains:
- a CDS encoding NAD(P)H-dependent oxidoreductase → MTNAPQRPFRLVAVNAGVNDPSATKLLAERLTQSVEANAQRDGRTVEALRLDLRELLPELSGALASGHLGPMFGKAVEALASADGIVAATQIYKAGMSGLFSSFFQVLDNDLLIAKPLLLGATAGTARHALAVDGQLRSMFAYLRTMTAPTSVFASTEDWQDSTLGQRIDRAAR, encoded by the coding sequence ATGACGAACGCCCCGCAGCGCCCGTTCCGGCTCGTGGCTGTGAACGCGGGCGTGAACGACCCCTCCGCCACGAAGCTGCTGGCCGAGCGGCTGACCCAGAGCGTGGAGGCGAATGCGCAGCGCGACGGCCGCACAGTCGAGGCGCTGCGCCTGGACCTGCGCGAACTGCTGCCGGAGCTCTCCGGCGCGCTCGCCTCCGGCCACCTCGGACCGATGTTCGGGAAGGCCGTCGAAGCGCTCGCCTCGGCGGACGGCATCGTGGCGGCGACGCAGATCTACAAGGCCGGGATGAGCGGGCTGTTCAGCTCGTTCTTCCAGGTGCTCGACAACGACCTCCTGATCGCCAAGCCGCTCCTCCTCGGCGCGACGGCCGGGACCGCCCGGCACGCGCTCGCGGTGGACGGGCAGCTGCGCTCGATGTTCGCCTACCTGCGCACCATGACCGCCCCCACCTCCGTCTTCGCTTCGACCGAGGACTGGCAGGACAGCACCCTTGGCCAGCGCATTGACCGCGCGGCGCGCTAG
- a CDS encoding LLM class flavin-dependent oxidoreductase produces the protein MQYGIFSVSDITRDPTSGETPSEAERIDAIVTIATHAEEVGLDVFAIGEHHNPPFFSSSPTTLLAHIAALTERLIVTTSTTLITTNDPVRLAEEYAMLQHLSKGRMDLMLGRGNTGPVYPWFGQDLRQSLPLALENYNLLHRLWNEDVVDWEGRFRTPLQGFTSTPRPLDGVPPFVWHGSIRTPEIAEQAAYYGNGFFANNIFWPKNHYQRLIAFYRERFEHYGHGTAKQAIVGLGGQAYLAKNSQDAKTAFRPYFDEAPVYGNGPSMEDFAEATPLTVGSPQEVIDKTLTFREWAGDYQRQLFLMDHAGLPLKTVLEQLDLLGGEVVPVLRKETAARKDPQTPDAPTHASLVRAKYGEEKPRQLRPNANRGDNLTGGAPYQDSGEREPGAVTPGAEE, from the coding sequence ATGCAGTACGGAATCTTCTCCGTGAGCGATATCACCCGAGACCCAACCTCGGGCGAGACGCCAAGCGAGGCGGAGCGCATCGACGCGATCGTGACGATCGCGACCCACGCGGAGGAGGTCGGGCTGGATGTGTTCGCGATCGGAGAGCACCACAACCCGCCGTTCTTCTCCTCCTCCCCCACCACCCTGCTCGCCCACATCGCAGCCCTCACCGAGCGCCTGATCGTCACGACCTCCACGACACTGATCACCACGAACGACCCGGTGCGGCTCGCCGAAGAGTACGCGATGCTCCAGCATCTCTCGAAGGGCCGCATGGATCTGATGCTCGGCCGGGGCAACACCGGCCCGGTCTACCCGTGGTTCGGCCAGGACCTCCGCCAGAGCCTGCCGCTCGCGCTGGAGAACTACAACCTCCTGCACCGGCTGTGGAACGAGGATGTCGTGGACTGGGAGGGCCGCTTCCGCACCCCGCTCCAGGGCTTCACCTCCACCCCGCGACCGCTCGACGGCGTACCCCCGTTCGTCTGGCACGGCAGCATCCGCACCCCGGAGATTGCGGAGCAGGCCGCCTACTATGGCAACGGCTTCTTCGCGAACAACATCTTCTGGCCGAAGAATCACTACCAGCGCCTGATCGCGTTCTACCGCGAGCGCTTCGAGCACTACGGGCACGGCACCGCCAAGCAGGCGATCGTCGGCCTCGGCGGGCAAGCCTACCTCGCCAAGAACTCGCAGGATGCGAAGACCGCGTTCCGCCCCTACTTCGACGAAGCGCCAGTCTACGGCAACGGCCCGTCGATGGAGGATTTCGCCGAGGCGACCCCGCTGACCGTCGGCAGCCCGCAGGAAGTCATCGACAAGACGCTGACCTTCCGCGAGTGGGCAGGCGACTACCAGCGCCAGCTGTTCCTGATGGACCACGCCGGCCTCCCGCTGAAGACCGTGCTCGAACAGCTCGACCTGCTGGGCGGAGAGGTCGTCCCCGTGCTGCGCAAGGAGACCGCGGCCCGCAAAGACCCGCAAACCCCCGACGCGCCGACCCACGCCTCCCTCGTGCGCGCGAAGTACGGCGAGGAGAAGCCGCGCCAGCTGCGCCCGAACGCGAACCGCGGCGACAACCTGACCGGCGGCGCTCCCTACCAAGACAGCGGCGAGCGAGAGCCCGGCGCTGTGACGCCCGGGGCAGAGGAATGA